From one Nitrospira sp. MA-1 genomic stretch:
- a CDS encoding multicopper oxidase family protein, whose translation MKNPRQAVLHNVQLLFLLIFFVAGSSSAGFEFENRHHNRDRHHDRDRHHNGEGDKTTQPKFANPPQESSIGGILDTELVVNRHEKVVAGRNVLLRSYNGLYIPQTLRVNPGDTLYLRLINKLSDDLLEHTNLHTHGWNVSPQPGSDDIFMQVPADGQFNYSISVPDNHPQGLYWYHPHGHLPQLNPDAPTRGNTEFQIMSGMSGGLIVDGILDPFPELKGIQEQILLLKDIQITDEGTIPLQIDSNAGTTRMVNGLVNPRMKIRPGELQFWRVGNIGPDIYYKLTLDRHEFFQIARDGNRQNRIWRREEILLPPSSRVEFFVRGEKPGIYTLRTQALTTGPAGDQYPEATLATLVSSGHPDHTMRIPRNLPPVEDFRDAQPIPPGKRRSFVFSEDNDGNSFFVNEKQFNINRVDFTVPVGFIEEWTIQNVTKEFHVFHIHQTDFQVVEINGVQQEFIGHQDTVNIPFQTGDVPGEVKVLIDFRDPIIVGKFVAHCHIGAHEDNGMMAVVEVINN comes from the coding sequence ATGAAAAATCCCAGACAAGCAGTATTACACAATGTGCAGTTATTGTTCCTGCTGATTTTTTTTGTTGCGGGTTCGTCGTCAGCCGGTTTCGAATTTGAAAACCGTCATCATAATAGGGACCGACATCATGATCGGGATCGACATCATAATGGCGAGGGCGACAAAACCACTCAGCCAAAATTTGCCAATCCTCCCCAGGAGTCGAGCATTGGCGGAATACTCGATACAGAGCTGGTTGTTAACCGACATGAAAAAGTTGTGGCAGGCCGAAACGTTCTGCTGCGATCTTATAATGGGCTGTATATTCCCCAGACGTTAAGAGTCAATCCCGGCGATACTCTCTATCTACGCCTGATTAACAAATTGTCCGACGATCTTCTGGAACATACCAATCTCCATACCCATGGATGGAATGTTTCCCCACAACCCGGCAGTGATGACATTTTCATGCAAGTCCCGGCTGACGGGCAATTCAATTACAGCATATCCGTTCCGGACAACCATCCTCAGGGATTGTATTGGTATCACCCGCATGGACATTTGCCCCAACTTAACCCCGATGCGCCAACGAGGGGGAACACTGAATTCCAAATCATGAGTGGAATGTCGGGAGGACTTATTGTAGACGGCATTCTGGACCCTTTCCCGGAATTAAAGGGAATCCAGGAACAAATCCTTCTTCTTAAGGACATCCAGATTACCGATGAAGGCACCATTCCACTGCAAATAGATAGTAATGCCGGTACTACACGCATGGTGAATGGTCTCGTTAACCCGCGGATGAAAATTCGTCCCGGCGAGTTGCAGTTCTGGAGGGTCGGAAATATTGGCCCCGACATTTATTACAAATTGACGCTAGACCGGCATGAATTTTTTCAAATTGCCAGGGATGGTAATCGTCAGAACAGAATATGGCGCCGTGAAGAGATCTTATTGCCGCCGAGTTCCCGTGTCGAGTTTTTCGTTAGAGGAGAAAAACCTGGAATTTATACCTTGCGTACCCAAGCGCTGACCACCGGGCCTGCCGGCGACCAATATCCGGAGGCGACGCTGGCCACATTGGTTTCATCAGGACATCCCGATCATACCATGAGAATTCCCAGAAACTTGCCTCCTGTAGAAGATTTCAGGGACGCTCAGCCCATACCACCAGGCAAGCGAAGATCCTTCGTCTTTTCCGAAGACAACGACGGCAACTCGTTTTTTGTGAACGAGAAACAATTCAATATCAACCGGGTGGACTTTACCGTTCCAGTTGGATTTATCGAAGAGTGGACGATACAAAATGTGACAAAGGAATTTCATGTCTTTCATATTCACCAAACTGATTTCCAAGTAGTGGAAATAAACGGAGTACAACAAGAGTTCATCGGCCATCAGGATACCGTGAATATTCCATTTCAAACAGGAGATGTTCCCGGAGAAGTCAAGGTGCTCATTGATTTCCGGGATCCTATTATCGTCGGCAAATTTGTTGCGCATTGTCATATTGGTGCCCATGAG